In Leptospirillum ferriphilum, the genomic window TGCGGTCTATACAGGTCAGACCGGGAATTTTTCGGATCCTGTCCCGTCCGCGCCTGGAAAGGTCCAGTGCTTTTCCCAGGAGTTTTCGGCCTTCTGTTGCCATTTGCATTCTTGCCAGATCCAGGGATGCCATCAAGATGTAGGACGGACTTGTGGTTTGAAGGTAGCGGAGTGTTGAAGACAGTCTTCCCAGATCGATACGGGCACTCTTGGCATGTAGTATGGAGGCCTGGGTCATTCCACCAATGATCTTGTGGGTGGACTGAACACACATGTCAACTTCCGCCGTCATTGCGCTCACGGGAAGAGCTTCATGAAAGTGAAGATGAGGTCCATGGGCTTCATCAAGGAGAACCCGAACCCCACGTTTGTGAGCTTCGCGAGTCACCAGAGGAAGGTTCAGCGTAACCCCATAATAATTTGGGGATGTCAAAAAGAGGGTCCGGACCTCCGGATGTGCGTCCATGGTGGAAAGGATGGATTCTGTCTGGTCATTCAGGAGAAGGGAAGTCTTTTTATTGTCCTGAAGAGGAATGAAAATGGGCCTTGCATCTGCCATGATCATTCCGGAAACGGCCGATTTATGAAGGATCCGTGTTGTCAGAAACTGTTCTCCGGGTTGGAGACAGGAGAGGAGCATTGCCTGGTTTCCACCCGAAGTTCCATTGACAAGAAAGTAGGATTGGTCCGCATCATAGATGTCGGCTGCAAGCTCCTGGGCTTCACGAATGACTCCCCTCGGTTTCTGAAGGGAGTCCACTTCATCAAGACAGGTCAGGTCGATGGAAAAAACCTTGGGGCCGACAAATTTGCGAAAACGGGTGGAAATTCCCTTCCCGCTCTTGTGCCCAGGGGTATGAAAAGAAACTTTACGACTTTCTGCCAGAGCCACCATGGCGTCAAAGAGAGGCGTCCGGTTATGGTCCAGTTGTGACATTGTCCGGGCGTTCAGTGATAGGTAAAGAGGGGGTGGTTGTCTTCAATAATAATTTTGGAACTGTCCAGTTCTTTCCGGATATGTTTTGGAAGCCCAAACATGCCTTGGTGGGTCAGTCCATCATAATAAGAAAGAGAACCGGAAATCCGATCAGAAATGTGCTTGTTGACATCCTCTTCCCCAAATGCCCTGGGGTCATTTCCCTTTGATGCGATCGCAAATCCCCAGGGAAGCCCGAACGACGGGACAAAGGTCTGGTAGGGTGCAACAACCGGAAAGACCGACTTCAATGTCTGAAAAACCGCAGAAAAATTAAGAAGGTAAGGGATCGCAGCCGTTCCCGCCTGAAGGGAGAGAGTTCCTTTGGTGGAAAGGCGTCCAAGAGCCATCTGGTAAAACTCCCGTGTATACAGCAAATATGCAGGGCCTTCTTCGACAGGTTCAGAAAGGTCTGTGATAATCACATCGAAGATCTCGTCCGTTTCTTCCAGATATTTCCGGGCATCGGTCGATATAATGCGCGAGCGTTTGTCGTCAAATGCTCCCTTGCTCCAGGATGGAAGATGTTTTTTGCATTCTTCGATCACCTGGTCATCAATGTCGACCATAACGGCTTTCTGAACAGTCTTGTGACGAAGGACCTCCCGGAGTGTTGCCCCTTCTCCCCCCCCAATGACGAGGATGTTTTTGGGTTCAGGGTGAGCCAGCATGACAGGGTGCACGAGAGTTTCGTGATAAATGAATTCGTCAACCGAAGATGCCTGCATCTTGTCATCCAGAATCAGGCATGTTCCGAAGGCACCGGAACGAACGATGTCCATCTTCTGGAATTTGGTCTGGGACGAAACCAATATGTCCGTTATGCCGTGCATGTGACCTAAATACGGCGACGAATATTCAATATACCACTTCGAAGTCCTTGGAGCGCTCATCAGACGGATTTTTTCCTTTCTCTCCAGTCCCTTGTTCCATCTCATTTGCCGGAGTTTTGTGCGGGACCTTTTCGTTCTGGATTCCGATAATGCCACGTTTTACTTCATGAATGCTGGGATTGTTTGAGACAAACTTCTTGGCCAGATGAAGGGCAGCAACTTCCGGTTTTAACGTGTCTCCACAGGTAAAAATGTCGACAGCTGCATAGCGGTATTCGGGCCAGGTGTGGATGGCCAGATGTGATTCGGCAATGACGACAACGCCACTGACTCCGAATGGGCTGAACTCATGGAACCGTTCGTCAACAATTGTTGCTTTTGCTTCAAGTGCGGCATCCAGCATGGCTTGGCGGATAAAGGAAACATCATTGAGTCTCTCGTTTTGACAATCCTTCAATTCGACAAGGAGGTGGGTTCCCAATGCGTGCACTCTTTTTGCCTCCAATCAACGTAAGATTACCTAGGTTAGACCAAAACCTTTGGGCCATACAACCCATAACCCGCATCCATCAAGGGAACGTAGGCACGATTTGGTCTTCTCCGAATCCAGACTCATTTCGGATGGAGAAATGTTTACGGATTTTGCTGAAGATCTTCTTGTCTGAACCTTCATCAGAGCTCCTTTGACCTTCCGGTGTGCATGATCGCGCTTCCTGTCCGATCAAGTTCTCTTTGGATTGGTAACAAGAGCGGGCATATAATACTCTTTTTGAAGGGGATTTCAAGGAGTTTTTTTAATCTTCATGCTCTTCGGAAACAGTCGAATCTTTAAGGGTTTACCATATCATTTATAGAGAGCTTTCCGGTTTCCCCGTCTGCAAAGAGCCATCCGGATTTTCCTTCAGCCTTCACCTTGTACAAAGCGGAATCTGCAAGACGAAGCATCTGTTCCATATTTGCGGTGTCGTCGGGAAACACGGAAACGCCGATACTCGCAGAAATGCGAATCGAGGAAATATCTAGGAAAATTTCCTGTGTGCACGCAAGGCTTAAATTCTGTAACTGGGAAACAAGTCGGCTCCGGGTTTCAATGTCGCTGATCAAAACGGCGAATTCGTCACCTCCGATGCGGGACAAAAACGATCTTTCCGAAAGACTTTTTTGCAAGTTCTGGCCTACCTGGGTTAAGACTTTGTCGCCAGCGTGATGTCCCATTGAATCATTGATTGTTTTGAATCCGTCAAGGTCTATGATTGCCAGGGCGATTTTTCCCTGGGAATTCCCGATGCGATCAAGGACATCCTTTAAATATTCATGGAAGTGCCTCCGGTTGGGAAGCCCCGTCAGTTCATCAGTCAGGGAAAGATTCCGGATTTCTGTTTCGCGCATTTTACGGATTTGTTCACGTTCCCAGTTTGCAAGTCCAAATGCGATGTTTGATGCAAGCTGGGAGAGAAGATCGACAAGAATATCATCAAAAAAAGACGTTTTTTCTGCCCCGACAACAAGAACCCCTTTTTGTCCGGTGTGAAGGTTGAAAGGGATGGCGCAGAGGGATCTTAACCCAATTTTTTGCATGGCCTCTGGCCAGATGTGCGATCCTGGAGTTTCGGAATAATCTTCCACAATCTGAGGAAGTCCGGTCCGAAGAGCTTCAGCCGTGGGAACCTGTCCGTCCGGGCTCTCTTTTTCGATGGAGATCCGCACATCTTTAAAGAATTGCCCGGACGATCCCGATGCGGCCTTCCATTTCAGAAACTTTTCTCCCGGATCGATCACCCCAATCCACGCGGCACTGGTGTCCCCGGCTTCGACCACGATCTGGCAGGCTGTTTCCATCAGCGTCTGGGGAGGAGGGATTTCGATCAGCATCCGATTGGTGTCCGCTAGGGCTTTTGTCAGTCTCTGCAGTGATCGAATCTTTTCGGCGTCCTTTTTCTGATTGGCCTCCTGCTCGTGATTCTCCAATCCAAAGGTGATGTTCTTTCCAAGCTTGTCCAGAAGATCAATCAGTTCCCGATCAAAGAAGCCGATTCTGTCTCCTGCGACGCCCAGGAGCCCATGGATCTCCTGCTTGAAGAAAAAGGGGACAACGGTGACCGCACGGATATCCGTTGTTTTGATAAAAGATTTCCAGTCCCCTTCGGGCAACGAGTTCAGGTAATCGTTTTCAAGGGCAATTTTTCCGCTGCGCAGTGCCTTCGCCGTCATCGTTTGGCCTTCCGGCAGAATCGGGTTCAGGTTTACGCGAAGAAGTTCTCTCCACCCTTTCGGGGAGTTTGCCGACCATCCCCACTGGACCCATCCCGATTGTGGGTCGACCAGTCCAATGACCGAAGTACGGGCTTGCCCGGAATCGACAATAATCCGGGAGACGGCATCGAACAGCTGATCGGGATCGGGCCTCTTCATGATGAGTTCGTTGATTTCAGCAAAGGATCGGGTAAATCTTTGAAGCCGAGATACACGTTCGTCTTTTTTTCGACGATCTTCTTCCCGTTCCCGGTTCTCAAGGGCAAAGGTGATATTTGCCGAATATTTTTCAATAAGACTGGCCAGTTCCGGGTCGAAAAAACCCACACGATTCCCGTAAAGGGCAAATATGCCGACCCCCTTTTTTTGTTGGAAGGGGACAGCTATCAATGAATGGAGTTCACTTTCATTTAAGATTCGGTGCCATTGAGGATGGGTGAGAGTCGTCAGAAAATTGTTTCCGATGGCCATTTTTTGCATCCTGACGGCATCGGACAGGGTCCGGACACTTTCGGTGGAGTCCGGGTCGATTGAAATGCGAAAGACAGATTTCTGATGTTCCGGTATTCCCGTCATGACTTTCCAGTCAATCCACTCTGATTCGGGATAGACAATCCCGATCCAGACGGCATGGGCCAGAGCCGAATCCATCATGATTTGTCCGATTTTTTCAAAGAGAGTCTGGGGAGGGGGACACTGCATGATGAGATGGTCTGTTTCAAGGAATACGTTGTTAAAACGCTGAAATAAGGAGAGGTGATCGGGAGTGTCGGAAAGGTTGGGGGAAGAATTGTCCAAGTGTGCTCTCTTCTGAAGAGAAGGAGGAGGTTACCTTTGCCGGAAATGTTTCCGGAGAACCTCTTAAAATCCAGTTATAGGACTGTATCGGTTAAGTAAGGTTTTTTCTTTGTGAGGTCCATGAGAGACTAAAGAGGGGAAATTCCTCTTCAGACCCTCTTGTGACCTCCGGAAAAATGAATTCTCGTGTGCTGCCTTTAGCGGACGGCCCAGGAGGCTACGGGAACAGTATTGATCCTGCGGGTAAAGTCGGTCAAGAAGGTTGTAAAAGGGACAAGGGCGATCTTGCGGGAGTCCTGCACACGAACTTTTACATAGAGGGAAGGGTCTCCCTTTATAAACTTTCCAATGTCGATAAACTGGATCCTTCGATCATGAAAAAGGTCATGAGTCAGGAGAACGACAAAGACACCCCGATCAAAAGCCCCGTGCTTCAGGAGGTGACCATTTCTGTCATAGGTTTTGACGACAATGGCATCGAGAAGGTGTCTTTCCTTTCGAGGATGCCAGAAGTGATAGGTCACTTCATAAACGCCCTTGAAAGCCCGTGTGTTCGGGATGGCGATCAGTCGTCCCTGACCGTCCCGATAGGGTTTATTCTTGGTAATATCGAGCGAGAAGTGATTGTAATGGATCACGTTGTGTGAAGAAAAATCGAAGTGGCCCTGGAGGAGGCGGGATCCGGATTCATTGACGAAAAGAACGTTTGTCGGTGTTTCCAGTGCCGGACTGGTATTGTATTGTCCAAAAAGACATAAAAGTGCAAAAAAGACGGTTGAAAGAAAGTGAACCGCACTGGAATGCTGTTTCATCCAAGAGCCTCCATGGAAATTCTGTTGAATCAGGACCTCATGATCTCCGCAAGACCCTTCTGTGCAGACCGACCTTGCGAATCCGCCTCATTATATAGGGGGAGGACGGTAAATGGAAGTGGTGAAACCCATATTCCGCCTGTGTTTCAAGTGTTTTTCGTCTGAAACCTCCCCCGAAACATAATCCTGAAACCGGAAGCGTTTGGGACCGAACTTGTCTTGTTTGTCTCCCCAACCTCTTTTTTCCTCTCATCTTGCAAAGGTGTCTTCAAAGACTTTTGCTGTGCTGAATGCGTCATGAATAAAAACAAAGCGGGAGGAAGTGAAGGCTCTCTCTCTTGGAAATGCGAAGAGGATCAATGCCAGAAGACGCCGATCATATTTGTTGTTATGATGATACACCCCGCGGGGTTTTCGATTTTCCCGGAAATGCCGGGAGTTTAACCGTTAAAAGAAGGTGGATGGTAAAAATGAGTTCCGGGGTGTTTGTGCCGTTTCCAGGAAGAGAACGGACACTGGTCTTGATTGGCGGCGTCTGGGTAGATCCCAGCCTCTGGACAACGAAATTTGACTGTAACGTTGAATTGCAAGGCTGTCACTCCATGTGTTGCTACCGCTCAAACATTCTGGCACCGGGAGAAAAAGAAAAAATTGATGCTCATCTTGAAGGAATTCTGCCCTACATGACACCGGTGAAAAGGCAACTTCTTCAGGAGAGGGGAGGGTTTGTTGCGGATTGCAGGGCGCAATGCCCCGACGGATGCGAGTTGAATGAAGATGAAGTCAACGCAATGGCGAGAGCCTTCCGGTTGTCCGAGGATTTTCGCTGTAATCTCATTGTTCGGTCGGAGCAAGCCGGAGAATCGATGGATTCCTGCATTTTCCTCTCCCAGAACACTTCCGGAGAAAATCATTGTTCCATTCATGCCTATGCAATTGATGCAGGCATCAATTGGATGGATATCAAACCTGTGGATTGTATCCAGTATCCCCTGGCCGTTTTTCAGGAGGGCGGGAAAACAATTCTTGCCCCTCAGACAACGTCCTTTCTCTCTCATTTGCCTTGTCATGATAGCGGTTTGGGGCCCTGGATGTACCAGTCTATGGAATCGACCATTCGATTCCTTCTTGGTGGAGAATTTTTTGAGGCTCTGGATTTGTATGTTCGGGAAAATGTAGAACCAGGGCGGCTTGAGAGGTCATAAAGATGTTATTCAGAACAAGACGCAATTTTGTCCCGCCAGTCTGGTGTCAAAAAGCCTCTGCCGAATGAAGAATGTTTTACCGGTTCTTGACAGGATGATCAGCACTGTCTTTG contains:
- a CDS encoding aminotransferase class I/II-fold pyridoxal phosphate-dependent enzyme, with the translated sequence MSQLDHNRTPLFDAMVALAESRKVSFHTPGHKSGKGISTRFRKFVGPKVFSIDLTCLDEVDSLQKPRGVIREAQELAADIYDADQSYFLVNGTSGGNQAMLLSCLQPGEQFLTTRILHKSAVSGMIMADARPIFIPLQDNKKTSLLLNDQTESILSTMDAHPEVRTLFLTSPNYYGVTLNLPLVTREAHKRGVRVLLDEAHGPHLHFHEALPVSAMTAEVDMCVQSTHKIIGGMTQASILHAKSARIDLGRLSSTLRYLQTTSPSYILMASLDLARMQMATEGRKLLGKALDLSRRGRDRIRKIPGLTCIDRTEVQTLSSGDNDLDETKLTIGISGLGLTGYQVSQRLNQEFGIQVEMADLMHILVIVSIGDHRDDIDRLVTSLEKIAGQSPQSSLPAYPAELQKPYSLNPGKISPREAFFSSHELVPLEEAEGRIAADIVTVYPPGIPLLIPGEQINRDILDFLFTMRGTGATLDGLDPTNTRLKVVA
- the speE gene encoding polyamine aminopropyltransferase — encoded protein: MSAPRTSKWYIEYSSPYLGHMHGITDILVSSQTKFQKMDIVRSGAFGTCLILDDKMQASSVDEFIYHETLVHPVMLAHPEPKNILVIGGGEGATLREVLRHKTVQKAVMVDIDDQVIEECKKHLPSWSKGAFDDKRSRIISTDARKYLEETDEIFDVIITDLSEPVEEGPAYLLYTREFYQMALGRLSTKGTLSLQAGTAAIPYLLNFSAVFQTLKSVFPVVAPYQTFVPSFGLPWGFAIASKGNDPRAFGEEDVNKHISDRISGSLSYYDGLTHQGMFGLPKHIRKELDSSKIIIEDNHPLFTYH
- the speD gene encoding adenosylmethionine decarboxylase, whose amino-acid sequence is MHALGTHLLVELKDCQNERLNDVSFIRQAMLDAALEAKATIVDERFHEFSPFGVSGVVVIAESHLAIHTWPEYRYAAVDIFTCGDTLKPEVAALHLAKKFVSNNPSIHEVKRGIIGIQNEKVPHKTPANEMEQGTGEKGKNPSDERSKDFEVVY
- a CDS encoding sensor domain-containing diguanylate cyclase, whose protein sequence is MMDSALAHAVWIGIVYPESEWIDWKVMTGIPEHQKSVFRISIDPDSTESVRTLSDAVRMQKMAIGNNFLTTLTHPQWHRILNESELHSLIAVPFQQKKGVGIFALYGNRVGFFDPELASLIEKYSANITFALENREREEDRRKKDERVSRLQRFTRSFAEINELIMKRPDPDQLFDAVSRIIVDSGQARTSVIGLVDPQSGWVQWGWSANSPKGWRELLRVNLNPILPEGQTMTAKALRSGKIALENDYLNSLPEGDWKSFIKTTDIRAVTVVPFFFKQEIHGLLGVAGDRIGFFDRELIDLLDKLGKNITFGLENHEQEANQKKDAEKIRSLQRLTKALADTNRMLIEIPPPQTLMETACQIVVEAGDTSAAWIGVIDPGEKFLKWKAASGSSGQFFKDVRISIEKESPDGQVPTAEALRTGLPQIVEDYSETPGSHIWPEAMQKIGLRSLCAIPFNLHTGQKGVLVVGAEKTSFFDDILVDLLSQLASNIAFGLANWEREQIRKMRETEIRNLSLTDELTGLPNRRHFHEYLKDVLDRIGNSQGKIALAIIDLDGFKTINDSMGHHAGDKVLTQVGQNLQKSLSERSFLSRIGGDEFAVLISDIETRSRLVSQLQNLSLACTQEIFLDISSIRISASIGVSVFPDDTANMEQMLRLADSALYKVKAEGKSGWLFADGETGKLSINDMVNP
- a CDS encoding DUF3109 family protein, producing MVKMSSGVFVPFPGRERTLVLIGGVWVDPSLWTTKFDCNVELQGCHSMCCYRSNILAPGEKEKIDAHLEGILPYMTPVKRQLLQERGGFVADCRAQCPDGCELNEDEVNAMARAFRLSEDFRCNLIVRSEQAGESMDSCIFLSQNTSGENHCSIHAYAIDAGINWMDIKPVDCIQYPLAVFQEGGKTILAPQTTSFLSHLPCHDSGLGPWMYQSMESTIRFLLGGEFFEALDLYVRENVEPGRLERS